One Enterobacteriaceae endosymbiont of Donacia tomentosa genomic window, ACCTTTTTGTTTCCATGGTTTTTTCCCTGATCCTTTTACTTGAGCTTTCGTTTTTTGTGCCTTAGTTCCTTGTCTACCTATTGTTCTATATGAGCCTATTACTTGATGTATTAATATTTTATTATAAATTCTATTAAAAATAGCATCAGAAACCATAATTATGGTTTTTGTATCTGCTGTTACAATTTCCATTATATTACCTAATAATATATTTAAATTTTTTAAATTGTATTTTTAACTGATGGTTTTACAATTACATTACTTCCTGTATATCCGGGAATAGCTCCTTTTATTAATAATAAATTTTTTTCAATATCTAATTTAACAATATTTAAATTTTGTATAGTAATTCTTTGACAACCTAAGTGTCCAGCCATTTTTTTACCTTTAAAAACTTTTCCTGGAGTTTGATTTTGTCCAATAGATCCAGGAGTTCTATGTGAAAGAGAATTTCCATGACTAGCATCTTGAGTTTTAAAATTCCATCTTTTAACAGTACCAGAAAAACCCTTTCCTTTTGATATACCTGTAACATCTACTTTTATTATTTTTTTAAAAATATTAAGAGTTATTTTTTGTCCTACAAAAAAATTTTTTTTATCTTTATCTTTAATAGAAAGACGATGTTCCCATAAAACATATCCTGCTTCTGTTTTGGCTTTTGCAAAATGTCCCATTTCAGATTTATTCATTCGATTAGTTTTTTTGGTTCCCGTAGTCATCTGAATAGCATTATATCCATCATTTAAAATAGTTTTAATTTGGGTAATACGAATATTTTCAAAATGAACAACTGTTATAGGAATAGATATCCCATCTTCAGTAAAAATTCGAGTCATACCCATTTTTTTACCGATTAATTCAATCATTACTATGTATATCCTTAATATTATTATACAATCAAATTTTTTCTAACCAAGACTAATTTGAACATCAACTCCAGCTGCTAAATCTAAACGCATTAATGCATCTACAGTTTTTTCTGTAGGTTCTATAATATCAACTAACCGTTTATGAGTACGAATTTCGTATTGATCTCTGGCATCTTTATTTACATGCGGAGATATTAATATTGTAAACCTCTCTTTGCGAGTTGGTAAAGGAATAGGACCACGAACTTGAGCACCAGTACGCTTAGCAGTTTCAACAATTTCTGCTGTTGATTGATCAATTAAACGATGATCAAATGCTTTAAGACGAATACGGATTCTTTGGTTTTGCATTATTAAACCAGAGCCTCCTGTTTATAAAATTAAAATAATCCTCTATAAATTAAAAAAATATCAAGAGGAACCTATATTTTTTATCAAAAAAAAATGATAATTTTACTATTATGACTTATAAAGTATAAATAAAGCAATATATTTTCATTTATAAAATTAAAAAAGTAAATATAAAATTTTATTTCATTTATTACATATAAAATTTTTAAAAAATAAAATATTTATAAAAATAATTAAAATATTTGATAATTTTATACTAACTATATAATATATTTTAATATGAAAAAAAAACATAATAACATAACACTGTTAGCTTTTGATTATGGAACGAAAAATATAGGAGTTGCTGTAGGACAAAGTTTAATAAAAATAGCTCATATGTTACGAGTTATTAAAAATAAAAAATCAGGGGAAATTGATTGGATTTTATTTGATAATTTAATAAATAAATGGAATCCAGAAAAAATAATAATTGGATTACCATTACAAATGGATGGAAGTTCGCAAAACATTACTATTTTAGCTAAAAAATTTGCTTTTTGTATAGAAAAAAAATTTAATCTAGATGTAGAACTACATGATGAACGTTTAAGTACAATTGAAGCTAAATGTATTTTATTTGCCCATGGGGGATGGAAAAATCTTAAAAAAAATAATATTAATTCTTTATCAGCATCTATTATTTTACAAAGTTGGTTTGAAAATAATCAGTAATTAAATTTTACCTAATTAAAAAATAATAATTTTTGTATCATAGAAAACAGTGTTTTATAAAATTATTATAAAAAAATTTTTTTATAATATAAAATCTCTGTAAGATTTGAGGAAATCATGCTAGTATTAACTTTTTTATTTAAAAATTTGGTTGAAATTTTAATTTTAATTTTTTTATTTAGAGTTTGGATGTATTGGGCAATTAATGATATTTATAATGTTTTCGCACAATTTATTATTTCAATATCAAAGCCAATAATTAAATATATTCAAAGTTTTTTCCCCAATATTAAAAATAACGAATTAATATCTTTATTTATATTATTATTTTTAGCATTTTTAAAATATCCTATATTAGTTTTATTGCAAATGGAAAGTTTATTTAATCATAATTTTATTTTTTATATATTTGTCACTTTTCTTACTTTATTTAAATCATTTGGATATTTAGTTTTTTGGTTAATGACAATTCATTTAATTTCTAATTGGATTTATGTTAAAAATAATGATCTTAATTATATATTACAAAAATTAACAAATAGTATTTTAGAGCCAATACAAAATAGATTTCCAATGACTTATGATACAAATATTATACCTTATATAATTAATTCTACTTTATATTTTTTAAATTTTGTAGGAATACATTTTTTTCCTCAATTTTGGTTTTTAATATAGATTTATCATATGATTAATTTGAATAATAATTGTTACAGTTTATATATTCATATTCCTTGGTGTTTGAAAAAATGTCCTTATTGTGATTTTTACTCTCTTCGTTTTTTAAAAAATAAAAAAATTATACAAAATCAATATATAAATAGTTTATTATTAGATTTAAAAAGTGATTTATTATATACTGGTCATGATATTTGTATTGAAAATATTTTTTTAGGAGGTGGAACACCAAGTTTAATAAATCCGAAATTAATAAGTTACCTTTTATCTGAAATAAAAAATATAGTGCATGTTAAAAAAGAATCCGAAATTACTATTGAAATAAATCCTTCTTCTATTTCTGAAAAAAATATTCTTACTTATATAAAAAGTGGTATAAATCGTTTTTCCTTAGGTATTCAAAGTTTTAATAATTCTAGTTTAAAAAGTTTAGGTAGATTGCATACTGCTGAAGATGCAATAAATGCTATTAGAATGTTTAATAAAAAAAAAAAATTAAAAATTAATTTAGATATAATATATGGTATACCTGGACAGACTTTAAAAAATGCATGTGATGATATTTATCAAGCTATTTCTTTTAAACCTAATCATATTTCATGGTATCAATTAACTATTGAAAAAAATACTATTTTTGGGCAATATCCTCCTAAAGATTTATTAAATGACGATTTTTTATGGAAGATTTTTATACAAGGGGAAAAAATCTTTAAAAAAGCAAAATATATGCAATATGAAATTTCATCTTTTATAAGAAATCAAAATGATAAATGTAAACATAATCTAAATTATTGGTATTTTGGTAATTATTTAGGAATTGGGTGTTCTGCTCATGGAAAATTAATTGATTTAAATGGAAATATAATTAGAACCGTCAAAAATTATAATATAAAACAATACATAAAAGGTTCTTTCTTATTATCAAAAAAAAAAATATTAAATAATGAAAAAATATTTGAATTTTTTTTAAATCGTTTGCGTGTATATAATAAAATTTATAAAAAAGAATTTATGAATAAAACAGGAATCAATGTTGCACATATTGATTCTTTTATAAAAAAAGCTTTAAAATTAGGATATTTACAACAAAATAATGATTTTTGGATTCTTACTACAAAGGGGCATTTATTTTTAAATGATTTATTAGAAATTTTTATTTAATTAAAATGATATTTTTTTATATTCTAAATAATAAATTATTTTATTTTTTCTTTGTGCTTTATATAAAAAACTATTTTTAAAAATTATTTTATTAAAATTTTTATATATTTTTCTATATTCTTGAGAAAATAATATGTAATATTTATTATTATTTCGATTAATTTTATTAATAGAAGACATAATATTATTATTATAATCTTGGCAATCTGTTACTACATACAATAATCCATTTTTTTTCAATGAAAAAAAAATAATTTTTAAAAATTCTAAATTTAATAATCTTCTTTTTTTATGTTTTAATTTAGGCCAAGGGTCAGGAAAATATAATTGAATTAATTTTATTGAATTAGCAGGGATCATATATTTAAATATATAAAAAACATCATAATAAATTAATTTTAGATTATTTAAATTATTTATCAAAATTTTTTTCAAACAATTAATAATTCCAGGTATATATACTTCTATTCCGATAAAATTATATTGAGGATTATTTATAGTATTTTGAATAATATTATTATCTATACCAAAACCAATATCTAAAATAATAGATTTTTGATTATGAAAAATATTATTGAAATTTATATTTTTTTTTTTATAATTAATACTAAAAAAACTGAAGTATTTTTTGAAAATATTTTTTTGTAATTTTGTTAATTTTCTATAACGGCAACAAAAACTTTGAATATGTTTCATAATTTTTACATTCATTATAATAAATAGTAATTATCCAAATTAATATATTTTTTAATAAAACTAAATAGTATGGGAAAAAATTTAATGCCAAAAACAATTTTTTGTGTTTATTACCAATCTCAAAAAGAAGGACTAAATAATAAAGTATATCCAGGAAACATAGGAGAAATAATATTCTTTCATATATCCAAAAAAGCGTGGAGAAAATGGTTAATTAATCAAACTAAATTAATTAATGAAAAAAAATTAAATATGACTATAAAAAAACATATTCTCTTTTTAGAAAGAGAAATGATTAATTTTCTTTTTAAACATCAAAAAAAATAACTGCGTAAAAAATATTCTTATGGAGCTAAGCGGGTTCGAACCGCTGACCCTCTGCGTGCAAAGCAGATGCTCTACCATCTGAGCTATAGCCCCTTATTTTTAGGCTTGAGTGGACTTGAACCACCGACCTCACCCTTATCAGGGGTGTGCTCTAACCAACTGAGCTACAAGCCTATCTATTGGATTTAAAAGTAATTATAAAATAATTTATTCATACTTAATAATAAAAGTCAACTTAAATATATTATTTTTTATAGAAATTTTTTTTATATTTTTATAATATAAATAATCATTACTTATTATATACTATAAGGTTATAATAAAGTGTTTTTTTTAAAAAATACTATTTTTATTATTTTACTTTTAATAGAACTATTTTTTTTTATTATAATATTTTTTTTTGTAAAAAAAAATCAAAAAAATATTTTTAAAAAATATCTGATAACAGAAAATGAAAATAAACAATTAGAAATTCAATTAGCAAGGCAAAAAGAACAAATAGAATATTTAAAATCTGTTAAAATAGAGAATGAAAATTTAAGTAATACAATTTTGAAACAGTTAGCTATTATTTCTGATTTAAAATTAAAAATAAGAGAAGTTACAACAAAACTAGATGATACAATCATTTTTTTTAATAAAAAAGAAAAATTAATAACTAATAATGATCTTTTTTTAAAAACTAAATTTGAAAATTTAACTAATAATATTTTAGAAAAAAGTGAAACCCGCATACATAATTATAATAAACAGAATATAAAAAATATAATTAATCCTTTTAAAAAACAATTAGAATTTTTTCATAATCAATTACAAAACAATTTAAATCAAGAATCTTTAGACAGAAAAATATTAACTTATGAAATAAATAGTTTAAAAAAATTAAATATGAATATTTCTCAGGAAGCTGTTAATTTAACAAATGCCTTAAAAGGAAATAATAAAATACAAGGTATTTGGGGTGAATTAATTTTAAAAAAAATTTTAGATTCATCAGGATTAAGAAAAGGTTATGAATATGAAATGCAGAAAATAATTAAAACTTCAGAAGAAAAAAAAATACAACCAGATATAATAATTAATTTACCTAATAGTAAAAAAATTATTATAGATTCTAAAATGACATTGATTGCTTATGAACGTTATTTTAATACTAATGATGAAAAAAAAAGAGAAAAAGCATTGAATGATCATATACTAGCTATTAGTAACCATTTACGATTATTAAGTAATAAAAATTATCAAAATTTATCTGATATTAAAACGTTAGATTATGTTATCATGTTTATTCCTATAGAGTCTGCTTTTTCATTAGCAATGAATACCAAACCTTCTCTTTTATATAAAGCTTTAAAACTAAATATAATGTTAGCTAGTCCAACTACATTAATGATTGCTTTAAGAACTATTAATAATTTATGGAATGAAAAAAAACAAAACAAAAATTCATTATTAATAGCTCATAAAGCGACAAAGTTATATGATAAGATAAAATTATTTATTGATGATATGTATATTTTTGAAAAAAATTTAAATAAATTACAAAATAATTATAATTTAATTATAAAAAAATTATGTACAGGAAGAGGAAATATAGTTTCACAAGCTGAAAATTTTAGAAATTTAGGAATTAAGGTAGTTAATAAAATAAATCAAAATATAATAAAAAAAAATTAAAAATATTTAAAGATATTATATGGAATTATTCATTATGTTTGATATTAGTGTTAATTTAACAAACAAACAATTTTTTAATGATAAAAAAAATGTAATTAGTAGAGCTATAAATAATGGTATTAAAGGAATGTTAATAGTTGGTTGTAATATAAAAGATAGTTATAATGCGTACAAAATAACACAAGAATATAAAAATTATTGTTGGTCTACAGTAGGAATACACCCGCATTATGCGGGTTTATGGGATTATAAAACAATAGAACACATTAACAAATTAATTCAGTATAATAATGTTGTTGCGATAGGAGAATGCGGTTTAGATTTTTATCGTAATTTTTCTTCTATAAAGCAGCAATTATTTGCTTTTCATTATCAATTAGAGTTATCATCATATTATTCTATTCCTATATATCTACATTGTCGTAATGCTTTTCAAATTTTTATAAAAATACTAAAATCTTGGATTCATAAGATTCCTAAGGCAGTAATACATTGTTTTTCTGGCAATCAATATGAATTAAAACAGTGTTTAGATATGAATCTATATATAGGGATATCAGAATTATTTTTTAATAAAAAATATAGAAATGATTTTATTAATAATATCCGACTAATTCCTCAAAATAAATTATTAGTAGAAACTGATTCTCCTTTTTTATTGTTTAAAACAACTAATAGTTTAATTTATAAACAGTTTAATGGCAGAAATGAACCTTCATTATTACCTAATCTTTTAAAAAAGATATCTGTATTAAGAAAAGAAAATTTTTTTCAATTAAAGGAAAAAACTGAATATAATGCACGTATTTTTTTAAATTTAAAAAAAAATAATTGTAATTAAATATATAACAATATATAATTGATTAAGCATAGTGTTGGTCTTATTAGGAATTATTTTTTAATTTAATTTTTTGATTATTCGTTAAAAATATAGTTTTTTTTATTTTATTTTATATAGAATAGAGATTCTATGAAATTTAATAAAGAGAAAAATAATTATGTGTTTGATCTCTAGTATATCTCAATTAATAAAAAAAAAAATAAAAATTAATACTATAGTTACAATAGGAGGATGGGTTCGTAATAGAAGACATTCTAAGTTAGGTATATCTTTTATTAATTTATATGATGGATCATGTTTGAATGATATTCAAGTTATTGCCAGTCAAAAATTAGTCAATTATAAAAATGAAATTTTATTAATAAATAGTGGATGTTGTTTAAAAGTTAAAGGAAAATTACAGTTTTCGCCAAAAAAGTTGCAAGTGTATGAATTACATGCTTTAACAATAAAAATTATAGGATGGGTAAAAAACCCAGAAAGTTATCCAATATCTCCTAAAAAACATACTCTCAAGTATTTAAGAAAAGTATTACATTTACGTCCTAGAACAAATATTATAAGTAGTATTACTAGAATTAAACATAATGTAGGAATGTATATTCGTAATTTTTTACATAAAAGAAATTTTTTTTGGGTTAATACTCCTTTAATTACTACTTTAGATACTGAAGGTTTTAGTAAAATGTTTAGAGTATCTACTCTAGATTTAGAAAATTTGAGAAATAATAAAAAAGATACTTCTTTTTTTAAAAAAGATTTTTTTGGAAAAGAGGCCTTTTTAACAGTTTCGGGGCAATTAAATTTAGAAGTATATGCATGTTCTATGTCTAAAGTATATACCTTTGGGCCTACTTTTAGAGCTGAAAATTCTAACACTAATCGTCATTTAGCTGAATTTTGGATGTTAGAAGTGGAAATAGCTTTTGCAAATTTAAAAGATATTATTTGTTTTATTGAAAAAATGTTAAAAAATATATTTGAAAATGTTATAAATAATAATGAAGATGATTTAGGTTTTCTATCTAAAAAAACAAAATATGATCTTGTAAGTAAAATGAATAAAATTTTATTAAATAGTTTTAATATTATAAAATATACTGAAGCAGTAGAATTATTACAAAAAAATAAAAGTCAATTTTCCCGTATGATTAATTGGGGTGAAGATTTATCAATAGAACATGAAAAATATTTAGTAAATAAGTATTTTAAGGGGCCGGTAATTATTTTTAATTATCCTAAAAATATCAAAGCTTTTTATATGTATTTAAATGATAATAAAAAAACTGTAGCTTCTATGGATTTATTATTCCCGGATATAGGAGAAATCATTGGTGGTTCACAAAGAGAAGATAGAATAAAAATTCTAGATGAAAGATTAAAAGAATGTGGATTAAACAAAAATGATTATTGGTGGTATCGTGATTTAAGAAAATATGGTACTGTCCCTCATGCTGGATTTGGTTTAGGATTTGAACGTTTAATATCTTATATTATAGGAATATATAATATAAAAGATATAATGCCATTCCCAAGAA contains:
- the trmB gene encoding tRNA (guanosine(46)-N7)-methyltransferase TrmB; the encoded protein is MNVKIMKHIQSFCCRYRKLTKLQKNIFKKYFSFFSINYKKKNINFNNIFHNQKSIILDIGFGIDNNIIQNTINNPQYNFIGIEVYIPGIINCLKKILINNLNNLKLIYYDVFYIFKYMIPANSIKLIQLYFPDPWPKLKHKKRRLLNLEFLKIIFFSLKKNGLLYVVTDCQDYNNNIMSSINKINRNNNKYYILFSQEYRKIYKNFNKIIFKNSFLYKAQRKNKIIYYLEYKKISF
- the rmuC gene encoding DNA recombination protein RmuC; this encodes MFFLKNTIFIILLLIELFFFIIIFFFVKKNQKNIFKKYLITENENKQLEIQLARQKEQIEYLKSVKIENENLSNTILKQLAIISDLKLKIREVTTKLDDTIIFFNKKEKLITNNDLFLKTKFENLTNNILEKSETRIHNYNKQNIKNIINPFKKQLEFFHNQLQNNLNQESLDRKILTYEINSLKKLNMNISQEAVNLTNALKGNNKIQGIWGELILKKILDSSGLRKGYEYEMQKIIKTSEEKKIQPDIIINLPNSKKIIIDSKMTLIAYERYFNTNDEKKREKALNDHILAISNHLRLLSNKNYQNLSDIKTLDYVIMFIPIESAFSLAMNTKPSLLYKALKLNIMLASPTTLMIALRTINNLWNEKKQNKNSLLIAHKATKLYDKIKLFIDDMYIFEKNLNKLQNNYNLIIKKLCTGRGNIVSQAENFRNLGIKVVNKINQNIIKKN
- the asnS gene encoding asparagine--tRNA ligase; protein product: MCLISSISQLIKKKIKINTIVTIGGWVRNRRHSKLGISFINLYDGSCLNDIQVIASQKLVNYKNEILLINSGCCLKVKGKLQFSPKKLQVYELHALTIKIIGWVKNPESYPISPKKHTLKYLRKVLHLRPRTNIISSITRIKHNVGMYIRNFLHKRNFFWVNTPLITTLDTEGFSKMFRVSTLDLENLRNNKKDTSFFKKDFFGKEAFLTVSGQLNLEVYACSMSKVYTFGPTFRAENSNTNRHLAEFWMLEVEIAFANLKDIICFIEKMLKNIFENVINNNEDDLGFLSKKTKYDLVSKMNKILLNSFNIIKYTEAVELLQKNKSQFSRMINWGEDLSIEHEKYLVNKYFKGPVIIFNYPKNIKAFYMYLNDNKKTVASMDLLFPDIGEIIGGSQREDRIKILDERLKECGLNKNDYWWYRDLRKYGTVPHAGFGLGFERLISYIIGIYNIKDIMPFPRTPYNANF
- a CDS encoding oxidative damage protection protein is translated as MPKTIFCVYYQSQKEGLNNKVYPGNIGEIIFFHISKKAWRKWLINQTKLINEKKLNMTIKKHILFLEREMINFLFKHQKK
- the rpsJ gene encoding 30S ribosomal protein S10, coding for MQNQRIRIRLKAFDHRLIDQSTAEIVETAKRTGAQVRGPIPLPTRKERFTILISPHVNKDARDQYEIRTHKRLVDIIEPTEKTVDALMRLDLAAGVDVQISLG
- the rplC gene encoding 50S ribosomal protein L3, with the translated sequence MIELIGKKMGMTRIFTEDGISIPITVVHFENIRITQIKTILNDGYNAIQMTTGTKKTNRMNKSEMGHFAKAKTEAGYVLWEHRLSIKDKDKKNFFVGQKITLNIFKKIIKVDVTGISKGKGFSGTVKRWNFKTQDASHGNSLSHRTPGSIGQNQTPGKVFKGKKMAGHLGCQRITIQNLNIVKLDIEKNLLLIKGAIPGYTGSNVIVKPSVKNTI
- a CDS encoding TatD family hydrolase is translated as MELFIMFDISVNLTNKQFFNDKKNVISRAINNGIKGMLIVGCNIKDSYNAYKITQEYKNYCWSTVGIHPHYAGLWDYKTIEHINKLIQYNNVVAIGECGLDFYRNFSSIKQQLFAFHYQLELSSYYSIPIYLHCRNAFQIFIKILKSWIHKIPKAVIHCFSGNQYELKQCLDMNLYIGISELFFNKKYRNDFINNIRLIPQNKLLVETDSPFLLFKTTNSLIYKQFNGRNEPSLLPNLLKKISVLRKENFFQLKEKTEYNARIFLNLKKNNCN
- a CDS encoding YggT family protein encodes the protein MLVLTFLFKNLVEILILIFLFRVWMYWAINDIYNVFAQFIISISKPIIKYIQSFFPNIKNNELISLFILLFLAFLKYPILVLLQMESLFNHNFIFYIFVTFLTLFKSFGYLVFWLMTIHLISNWIYVKNNDLNYILQKLTNSILEPIQNRFPMTYDTNIIPYIINSTLYFLNFVGIHFFPQFWFLI
- the ruvX gene encoding Holliday junction resolvase RuvX — its product is MKKKHNNITLLAFDYGTKNIGVAVGQSLIKIAHMLRVIKNKKSGEIDWILFDNLINKWNPEKIIIGLPLQMDGSSQNITILAKKFAFCIEKKFNLDVELHDERLSTIEAKCILFAHGGWKNLKKNNINSLSASIILQSWFENNQ
- the hemW gene encoding radical SAM family heme chaperone HemW, giving the protein MINLNNNCYSLYIHIPWCLKKCPYCDFYSLRFLKNKKIIQNQYINSLLLDLKSDLLYTGHDICIENIFLGGGTPSLINPKLISYLLSEIKNIVHVKKESEITIEINPSSISEKNILTYIKSGINRFSLGIQSFNNSSLKSLGRLHTAEDAINAIRMFNKKKKLKINLDIIYGIPGQTLKNACDDIYQAISFKPNHISWYQLTIEKNTIFGQYPPKDLLNDDFLWKIFIQGEKIFKKAKYMQYEISSFIRNQNDKCKHNLNYWYFGNYLGIGCSAHGKLIDLNGNIIRTVKNYNIKQYIKGSFLLSKKKILNNEKIFEFFLNRLRVYNKIYKKEFMNKTGINVAHIDSFIKKALKLGYLQQNNDFWILTTKGHLFLNDLLEIFI